The following proteins are encoded in a genomic region of Brachypodium distachyon strain Bd21 chromosome 1, Brachypodium_distachyon_v3.0, whole genome shotgun sequence:
- the LOC100824257 gene encoding uncharacterized protein LOC100824257 yields MSGEFNGLKAKILRENSSAYYTHCFAHKLNLAVVAIAKEKIDVGNFFDMISLLLIVVGSSCKRKDILRESHQEEVRKAIGSGEIATGTGLNQELALQRPALTNGLSKTLQRKDKDILNAVSDVESTKRELEKLRTDEGWDSLLNKEKSSMIDSMSDVDMVTLEHELDLYIDNVLHDTRFAILESIVDLAKLMVDTRKHLSYYLVYRALKLALTLPVATATVERCFSAMKIVKNALRNKIGDDYMSHNLICFVEKGMLDTITNEVIVDEFHKMKNRRGKNAV; encoded by the exons ATGTCAGGTGAATTTAATGGTTTGAAAGCTAAAATTTTGAGAGAGAACAGCTCTGCATATTATACACATTGTTTTGCTCATAAGCTTAACCTGGCTGTTGTGGCCATTGCAAAGGAAAAAATTGATGTTGGGAATTTCTTTGATATGATATCACTTTTGTTGATTGTGGTTGGTTCATCTTGCAAAAGAAAGGACATACTTCGAGAGAGTCACCAAGAAGAAGTGAGGAAAGCAATTGGAAGTGGAGAGATTGCTACAGGAACCGGACTGAACCAAGAACTTGCTCTTCAAAGACCAG CTTTGACAAATGGGCTGTCAAAAACATTACAGAGAAAGGACAAAGACATTTTAAATGCAGTTTCAGATGTGGAATCCACCAAGCGAGAGTTGGAAAAGCTTAGAACTGATGAGGGCTGGGATTCTCTTTTGAACAAG GAAAAGAGTTCCATGATAGATTCAATGAG TGACGTGGATATGGTGACTCTTGAGCATGAACTGGACCTGTACATAGATAATGTACTCCATGATACACGGTTTGCTATCTTGGAAAGCATAGTTGATTTAGCTAAACTGATGGTGGATACAAGGAAGCATCTTTCCTATTATTTGGTCTACAGGGCTTTGAAACTAGCACTTACTCTTCCTGTTGCCACTGCAACCGTCGAGAGATGTTTTTCAGCTATGAAGATTGTGAAGAATGCTTTGCGGAACAAAATTGGGGATGACTATATGAGCCATAACCTGATTTGCTTTGTAGAAAAGGGTATGCTAGACACAATCACCAATGAAGTGATAGTCGATGAATTCCACAAGATGAAAAATCGTCGTGGGAAGAATGCAGTGTAA